CATAGAGACGATCAAAAATCAACAGGCCGAAAGCAGTCGCTGCCGAAAGTCATCGACGATCCACGTTTTCATCTGTGTCCGACTCCGCACGGGTCGTTCCGAGTGGCTTGACGCTGGGACGTAAACAATTAGAGCAAAGATCTTGCCTCTTCGTTTAGCGGCCACCGTTGATCGGTCGTCGGCAGGGAATACTTTCGCCTAAACTTGCTCTCGCACCTTGTGCCTTCGATATGGCATGCAGATGGAGAGATCGGAAATTCAGACCACGAGAATGGCCGCGATGAGCATCGCAGAGACCGCGGCCAGCATGAAGTCATCGAAGTTGGACGCGTCGTGGAGACGGTTCTCGCGAGCGTGGGTCATGGTGGAAGGTAGGCGCTGGGTCTGAGCAGGTGAGCGAATGTGCGGGGGAGGCGCGCGGAATAATACCTCGCGGTTGGTCCTCGCCTCCTCGCGTGGGTCTGACCGGGCCACACGGCTGATGGATTCGGCCTCTCCGGTGAGCCGGTGGATTTGCGCGACGAGCGAAATGAACCAGACGATGAGTCACTGCCGCGGGCCAAGCTGCACGCAAAAAGGACGATCATTTCAGGCCCTTCACGCCTGATGGTTGACACCCCGGGGGAGAATTTTCTTAGCTTGAAGGATCGAATTTTGAATGGCAAGAATAGGCTCGCCTTATGCTCCACGGGGGCGAGCCTTTTCTGCGTCCATTCTTCGTCCTCCTCCCCACACAGAAGCGCGAATACACGCCTATGAGCCTCCAAGTGGGCATGGTCGGCGCCGGGGCCGGGGCCGCGGCGGCGACATACACCCTCTGCACCTCCCGCTCTGACGTTGACGTTACGGTCTTTGAAAAGTCGAGAGGGCTGTGTGGCCGCGCTGCTGCACGGCGCCGGGACAGAACGGTCTACGAGTACGGCGCGAATTACCTCAAGGACGCTGGGGGCCGGGTCAGTTCCCTGATTACCGATGCATTCGACACGGGGCTCGTGGAGGTGGACGGTCCCATCTGGACGTTTGACGCCGGCGGCACCGTTTCGGAGGGGCGCGACGGAGACGCGCGCCGGTGGACGTACGAGGACGGAATCACGCGCCTAGCCAAGCACCTCTTCGGCGCGACCGACGCAGAGATTGAGCGCCAAACTCGAGTCTCGGCTCTCCACCGCGACGACGGCTGGCGCCTTGCAACGGCGGATGGAAGCACACACGGGCCGTTCGACGCGCTTCTCCTGAATCCACCCGCGCCGCAGACGGCTGAGCTTCTGGAAGGGACCGGCATTGACGCCATAGATCGTCTGGGCGAGGCGGCCGCCACGGTGACGTACCGGACAGTCTGGACTGCCGTCCTCGGGTACGACTTTGAGATCGACGCCCCCTACTACGCACTGGTCAACGCCGACAAGGACCACGAGGTCGGCTGGATCGGACGTGAAGAGTGCAAACCCGGACACGTGCCGGATGACAAATCGGTTCTCGTCGTGCAGGCGAGCCCCGACTGGTCAACAGCGCGGTACAATGCCCCCCCGGAAGACAACGTTGCGGATCTCGCCCGGCACGCCGCGAACATCATCGACGACCAGCGCCTCACCGATCCCGACTGGACAGACCACCAGGGCTGGCGGTACGCACTTCCCGATGACGGCCTCCGAGATGGAGTGCATCAAGGGGCTGCCCGGGAAGACGTGTACGTGACGGGCGACTGGGTGGCAGGAGCGGCACGTCTCCACGCCGCGGTTCGAGATGGCCTGGAGACCGGCGAGCACATGGCGTCCTCTTTGGCGGATGGATGAGCCGACCCGGGACGGTCGCGTCGGGGGCTATGCTTCTACTTCTTCTCCATCGAGCACGTCGACCGGGCGCACGTCCCACA
This portion of the Salinibacter grassmerensis genome encodes:
- a CDS encoding NAD(P)/FAD-dependent oxidoreductase, with protein sequence MSLQVGMVGAGAGAAAATYTLCTSRSDVDVTVFEKSRGLCGRAAARRRDRTVYEYGANYLKDAGGRVSSLITDAFDTGLVEVDGPIWTFDAGGTVSEGRDGDARRWTYEDGITRLAKHLFGATDAEIERQTRVSALHRDDGWRLATADGSTHGPFDALLLNPPAPQTAELLEGTGIDAIDRLGEAAATVTYRTVWTAVLGYDFEIDAPYYALVNADKDHEVGWIGREECKPGHVPDDKSVLVVQASPDWSTARYNAPPEDNVADLARHAANIIDDQRLTDPDWTDHQGWRYALPDDGLRDGVHQGAAREDVYVTGDWVAGAARLHAAVRDGLETGEHMASSLADG